TTCCGCAGGCGAAGGGAGGGAAGGACTGATTATCATCAGCGCCTCAGGCTGCTCATTTCAAGGGAGAACCGTCTGGTAGTACGCAGGAGTGCGAAACACATTCGCATACAACTTGTGGTACCAAAACCAGAAGGTGATTCTACCCTTGTTTCAGCAATCTCAACAGAATTAAAGAAATACGGATATGAGGGATCTACAGGAAACACTTCCGCTGCATATCTTACCGGTCTTCTTTTCGGAAAGAAGGCTCTCAATGAAGGATATGAAAGCGGTGTTCTTGACATGGGACTCTATTCCCCGTCACCCGGATGTCGTATCTACGCAGCTCTCATGGGCGCAGTGGATGCAGGTCTGGATATACCCCATAATCCATCCGTATTCCCTGATGAAGAAAGGATACGTGGAGAACACGTAGCAGAGCACATGGACATGGCGGAATTCCCGGAAATGTTCGATGCTTCAAAAGAGAAAATCCTTTCGGATTTCAACTAAGGTGATTATATGGCATATCAATATGAAGAAGAATGGGTTCCCAAGACAAGACTTGGTGTACTTGTTTCAGAGGGCCAGATTACTTCAATGGATGAAGCTATTGATTCCGGTCTTCCAATCAGGGAATCAAAGATTGTGGACATTCTCTTGCCGGAGCTTGAAGATGAGGTTCTTGACATTAACATGGTACAGAGGATGACTGACTCTGGACGCCGTGTTAAATTCAGGGCTACTGTCATTGTCGGTAACGGCGATGGGTATGTAGGTCTTGGACAGGCCAAGGACGTACAGGTCGGTCCGGCTATCAGAAAAGCTATCGATAATGCAAAGATTAACATTACCAGAGTACGCCGCGGTTGCGGTTCCTGGGAATGCGGTTGTGGACTGCCTCACACTGTTCCTTCTGAAGTCAGAGGGAAAGCAGGCAGTGTTACAGTCGAACTGAAACCTGCTCCACGTGGACTTGGCCTTGCTGCCGGTGACACAGCACGTAAAGTGCTTGAAAAAGCAGGAATCAAGGATGTCTGGACCAGAACCGAAGGGCAGACAAGGACTACCCTTAACTTTGCTAAGGCAACTTACAATGCACTCGTGAATACCGGTACAGTCCGTATTCCACAGACCTGTGTTGAGGAGGCCTGAAAATGTACGCAGTTGTTCGGGTACGTGGTAGCATTAACGTAAGGGGTTCAATTGCTGACACCCTTTCCATGCTTCGCCTTCACAGGATAAACCACTGTGTGATTCTGGAAGATAACCCCCATAACAAGGGTATGATCCAGAAAGCAAAGGATTTCATTGCATATGGCGAAATTGATGCTGAAAACCTTGCACAGATGCTCACAAACCGTGGAAGGCTCGAAGGCGGTGACCGTCTTACTGAGGCATATGTAGCTGAGAACACAGACTTTGACTCGATTGCTGCTTTTTCAGAAGCAGTCATTGAGGGTAAAGCCAGTCTGAAAGACATACCCGGTCTCAAACCGGTTTTCAGGTTACACCCTCCAAGAAAAGGGCACGATGGTATCAAGAGAACCTTCCAGCAGGGTGGTATTCTTGGAAACCACGGTGAAGAAATCACTGTGCTCCTTAACAAAATGAGGTGAAGTGTATGAGCAAAACTAGAACCAAAAAGTTCAGAGGCTCCCGTACTTGCGGTGGCGGCACTACCAAAAACAGGCGTGGTGCAGGAAACCGTGGCGGACGTGGAAAAAGTGGTGGAGTCAAACACCATTATGTCCTCGCGCTAAAGGGCGGTTACACTCGCGGTAAATATGGCTTCAAGCGTCCGCTTAAATCCATAAACTCAGTTTCAATTGTGAACGTGGGTGAGCTTGATGAACTTGCAGATCAGCTTGTGGAAGATGGATTTGCAAAACAAGAAGATGGTGTGTATCACATAAACCTTGAGGATCTTGAAATAGAGAAGGTTCTCGGGACTGGTCAGGTCTCAAAGAATATGGTAGTAACTGCTGCAAGCTTCTCGGCAACAGCCCAGGATAAAATCGAAGCTGCAGGTGGTAGCTGTCTTGGGATCGATGAGTAATGCCTAAATGGCATTACTCCAATATCCATCTCAATTAAAAAATAGTTTACTGGATATCTGACAAAAGGGTGTCGTAATGAGTTTAAAAGAGACTTTGGGGCCGTTTTTTAACAGGCTTCCAGCTGTAGCTAGTCCGGAAGGGCATGTTCACTTCAAGAACAAAATGATGTGGACACTGGCAATTTTGATGCTTTATTTTGCACTTGCTAATGTTCCACTGTTTGGACTGTCTGAAAATTCCATTGACCTGTTTGAGCAATACCGTGCATTCTTCGCCGGTGCTTCAGGTTCACTGATGCTTCTAGGTATTGGTCCAATTGTTACTGCTTCTATTGTGCTGCAGCTGCTTGTGGGGGCAGACGTCATTAAACTCGACATGTCTGATCCGGCAGATCAGGCTCTCTTCCAGGGAGCACAGAAATTCCTTGTCTTTATTATGATTATAGTGGAAGCTCTTCCACAGATTCTTGGTGGTTACATACAGCCAGATGCTAACATAGCTTCTATTATGGGTGTAAGCCCCGGAGTGCTAACATTTATCATATTCCTGCAGATTTGCATTGGTGGCGTTCTTATCCTGTTCATGGATGAGATTGTATCCAAATGGGGTATCGGTTCAGGTGTAGGCCTTTTCATCGTTGCAGGTGTTTCACAGCAGATTGTAACTGGTTTGATTAACTGGATCCCTGATTCATCCGGACTTCCAGTAGGTATCATCCCGAAATGGCTTTACATAGCACAAAATGTAGATGCCGGTTTCCTCTTTTCCGCGGATGGAATAGGCTTCATGCTTATAAGCGGAGGCATACTGGCTCTGGTAGGCACTGTGGCCATTTTCCTGATTGTTGTATTTGTTGAAAGTACAAGGATCGAAATACCACTTTCACACAGCGCTGTAAAAGGTGCAAGGGGAAGATTCCCTGTAAAACTTATCTATGCTTCAGTTCTTCCAATGATTCTGGTTCGTGCATTGCAGGCCAACATACAGTTGATTGGTTTGCTTCTTGCAGGTCGTGGAATCACTTTTTTGGGTGAGTATTCAGGCTCAACCCCTGTAAATGGTATTATGTATTACCTTGCTCCAATTAACAGTCCTTATGACTGGATTCCTTCTTTAGTAAGGGAAAACTTTGCAAGCTATGGGTATGCAGCACCTGCAACCTGGCAGATTGGATTGCACGTATTAATGGATGCTTTCATCCTGATTGTCGGAGGTATTATCTTTGCATTGTTCTGGATTGAGACAACTGGTATGGGTGCAAAACCAACCGCAAGAAAAGTGTTCAATTCGGGGATGCAGATACCCGGTTTCAGAAGGAATGTAGGAAGTATTGAAAAAGTAATGCAGAGGTACATCCCGAAAGTAACAATAATCGGTGGTGCTTTCATCGGCGCCCTGACTCTCCTTGCCAGTCTTATGGGTACTCTTGGAGGTGCAGGAGGTACAGGTCTGTTGCTTACGGTAAGTATCGTTTACCGTCTCTATGAAGACATTGCTTCCGAACAGATGATGGAAATGCATCCAATGGTGCGTTCATTCTTCGGACAGGAGTAATGTGAGGCTAAAAAAATGAATGTTGTATTATTCGGGCCACCGGGTGCTGGTAAAGGCACCCAGGCCAAAGAACTTTCAAAGCACTATGATATTCCCCACATTTCCACAGGGGATATCCTTCGTGCAAACGTAGCAGAAGGAACCGATCTCGGGAAAAAGGCAGCCGAATATATGAATAAAGGCGAGCTTGTCCCGGATGAAGTTTTGATAGGTATTATCAAAAACAGGATTGCTGAACCAGATTGTAAAAGTGGCTATCTTCTTGACGGTTATCCAAGGACTGTTCCTCAGGCAGATGCCCTCTCAGATATCCTGAAAGATATCAACATGCCACTTGAAGTTGTATTGAACATTGCGGTACCTGACGAAGAGCTTGTTATAAGACTTGCAGGCCGTTACAGTTGTAAATGTGGTGAAAGCTATCACATCAAGTTCAATCCTCCAAAGGAAGCAGGCATTTGTGATGTTTGCGGAAAGGAGCTTTACCAGCGTGATGATGACAAGGAAGAAGTCATTCGTCAGCGCCTTGTTTCATATAAGAGGAATACCCAGCCACTCATTGACTATTATGAAAAGGCAGGTCTTCTTGTGAATATCGAAGGTGCCGGTGAAATTGATGAAGTCTTCGGGCAAATCATTAATGTACTGGACCAATATAAGTAATCATAAATGAGCGGCGGATGATCGACTTGGTAACTGCACACTTCAAAAAGATACTTGAAAGATTCATTTTGGCTCTTGGAATCTCTCTTATGTTCGGGATTCTCCTGCTCGGTACCGAAGGAAGGGAAGCAATTGGTACTATGGTGGGAACAGTTATGGACCCACTTATTTCAGCAGTTGGGGAGTCTAATTTCCATATTGTACTTTTCATAATGGCTGGAATAACTGCTTTATATGCTTCCCTGATCCAGAAATATACTATTGATTGGGAGCTGATGCGCAGTACTCAGGAAAAGATGAAGGCTTTCCAGAAGGAATTCCGTGAAGCCCAGCTTTCCCAGAATAATTACATGGTCAAAAAGCTGGAGGAAGAACGCTCCAAAATGATGGGAGACCAGATGGAAATGTCAAAACAGCAGTTCAAGCCAATGGCATACATCAGTATTATTTCCCTTCCATTGTTCATGTGGGCTTATCATTTTATTAGTCTTCACGAGGCTGCATCCCTGACTTTCCCATTTTGGGGCGAAGTGATCCTCGTTGATACTATTATAGGGCCAATCCAGTACTGGATTTTCTGGTATTTCATAACTTCTCTTGCTATCAGTCAGGTTGTAAGGAAAGCCCTGAATATTGGCGGCGTATGAGATGCTTGTTACCGTAAGCGGACTTCCCGGAAGCGGGACTACCACCGCAGCAAAATTGCTGGCGGAGAAGTATGGAGTTGAAATGATCTCAGCAGGGGATGTTTTCCGCACCCTTGCAAAAGAGAACTCCATGTCCCTTGCAGAGTTCGGGAAACTTGCCGAATCCGATCCTTCTATTGACAGGATGATTGACGAGAGACAAAAGAAGATTGCTACTGAGCGGGATAATATTATTCTTGAAGGCCGGCTTGCCGGTCACATGGCTCAGGATGCACTGCGCATCTGGTTACACGCACCTCAGGAGGAGCGTGTCCGCAGGATTGTGGAACGTGAAGGTTCTTCCTTTGAAATCCGACTCTCTGAAACCGTTGAAAGAGAGCTTTCCGAAGCTGTCAGGTATCAGGAAATACATGGAATTGATATTGGTGATCTTTCCATCTACTCCCTGGTGATTGATTCCACCACATGGGATCCGAATGGAATATGTATGATAATTTCTGCAGCAATTGATGGTGCAGGCGGATTTTCCTGAATCGGGTGATCAGGAATGCCGGATTCTTTATTTTGCGAAAAGCAAGGTCATCTTTTGAAGGCAAATGCAACTACTGATTTGCGTTATGGTTGCGACCCTTACCAGCGTCCCATTGAACAACATCTGATGTATGGAGTTGTAAACCTCAACAAACCAGCAGGACCTACAAGCCATGAAGTGACTGCGTGGGTTCGTGATATGCTGGAATTGCCCCGAGCAGGGCATTCGGGTTCCCTTGACCCGAAGGTTACAGGTGTATTGCCCATCATGCTCGGGAAAGCGACAAAGGCGGTCTCTGTTCTCCGGCTTTCAGGGAAGGAATACGTTTGCATGATGCGGTTGCACAAGAAGATGCCTGCATCGAGGGTAAAAGCCGTGTGCGCGGAATTCGTGGGGCCGATTTACCAGACCCCACCGATTATTTCTGCGGTAAAACGTGCTTTGAGGGTCAGGAACATTTATTCCCTTGAGGTTCTGGACATTCAGGGTCCACTTGTCTTGATGAAAGTCAGATGTGAAGCGGGTACTTACATTCGCAAACTCTGTCACGATATTGGATTGGTGCTTGGCTGTGGCGGTCACATGCAGCAGTTGATAAGAACAGGCACAGGTCCCTTTAATGATAGTACTGCGGTGACTTTACACGATCTCAAGGATGCCTATGTGCTCTGGAAAGAGGATGGTTGTGAGGATGAGCTGCGCAAAGTCGTAAGACCCATGGAGGAAGGGCTCACACACTTGCCTGCGATTACTATCCGTGATTCGGCAATCAATGCAATCTGTCACGGGGCTGCCCTGGCAGTAACCGGAGTAGTTGGTGTGGATGAAGGCCTTGGAAAAGATGCACCTGCCTGCATATTTTCCCTGAAGGGCGAGGTTGTTGCACTGTGCAATTCAAAGATGAACGCGGAGGAAATCCTTGCCAGTGAGCATGGAATCTGTGCAGTCACCGAAAGAGTAATAATGGATGCCGATATTTACCCATCAGGATGGAAGTCAAAGTCGCAAGGCAGCGACTGAATATCCGACTTTATTCGCTTAGTTTCGTGCCGAGGTAGTCTAGTGGTAGGGCGCAAGCCTGGAAAGCTTGTGGGGCATAGACCCCTCGGGAGTTCGAATCTCCCCCTCGGCGCTCTGATTTCTTTTCGTTTTTGTACCTTTTTGCACTTTGAGGCCTTGGTTGAAAGCAATTCGAGTCTTACTTACAAAAAAGTATTATACTAAATTGAAGTATTAATTGTAACTAATTATTATTTCTGATTTTGTAGGTCGCTTGTCATGATTAAAGATGAATCCCAGCCAAATTTGTTTCATCCTCGTTTTAGTAGTCGTTTTTTTGAAAACTATGCTGGAAAAATGATAAGCGATCCTAAAGTAGCAATAATAGAATTAGTAGCAAATTCATGGGATTCTGGAGCAACAGAAGTTAGAATTAAGTGGCCGATTTATCCAGACAATTATTTTGAGATATCTGATAACGGCTGTGGGATGACCAAGGACGAATTTTTAAAGTATTGGAGTGAGTTTAATTATAATCGTGTAGGTGTCCAAGGATCAACTGTAAAAGTTGTAGGGATTAACAAAGACATTGAACGACGAGTTTTTGGAAAAAATGGTAAAGGACGTCATAGTCTTTTCTGTTTTTCAAAGGATTATCAGGTTGAAACTTGGAAAGATGGTTGCCAATCTCTTTTCAATGTATCAATGTCTTCTGGTGATGCTCCTTATACCATTGAATTAGTAAATCGCAATAAACATGATGGAAATGGGACCAAAATACACAGTACTTTCAGCAAAAAATTAGAGCTTTCAAAGTGGTTAGAAATTGGTGAAGTTAAGGACTTGCTTGGAACAAAGTTTATTGTAGATCCCGTTCATTTTAAAATATATTTAAATGATGAACTAATTGAATATTCAGACATATTAGAACATGCAAAAGAATACGTGTATGAATTACCTGATTTTGGAGCTATTAACATATATCTAATTGATAGCAAAGTTGTTGGTAGAACCACTAAGCAGCATGGAGTTGTATGGTGGGTTAATGGTCGATTGGTGGGTGATCATTCTTGGAAAGATTTTAGTGGTAGCTTCTTAGATGGAAGGACAAGTGAAGCAAGAAGATATACAATAATTGTAAAAGCTGATATTTTAGTAGATGATGTTAAAGATGATTGGACTGGATTTAATGAAACTGAAAGGGTAAAACAAGTTAAAGAAAAAATTAACACTTTTATTCTTGAAACAGTTTCAGATTTAATGAAAGATGTTCGGCGTGAGGAAAAAATAAGCATTTTGCAGACTCAAAGGAAAACGCTTAAACAATTGAGTACACCTTCGAGAAATTCGATTGGACATTTTATCACTCAGGTTCAACAAAAGTGTCCTACCATAAAAACAAGTCACTTGGAAAATGTTGTTGAAGTTTTGGCAAACATGGAAAGAAGCAAATCTGTGTATAAATTGTTACGACAGTTGTCTCAATTAACTCCCAATGATATGGACTCCCTATCTCATATTTTGGATGAATGGGATATCATGGATGCAAAAATGGTTTTAGATGAACTTAAGAAAAGGTTAGATTTAATTGAACAGCTTGAAGACATAGTAGAAGATCCAAAAACAGATGAATTGCATGAACTTCAGCCTTTATTTGAATATGGTCTTTGGATATTTGGACCAGAGTATGAAAGTATAGAGTTTTCATCAAATAAATCATTGTCAACAGTCTTAAGAACACATTTTGATAAGCAGGGTGTGAAGGATCTTAGAAATCCACGAAAAAGACCTGATTTTGTTGTTCTTCCTGATTGTTCTTTTGGAGTATATAGTAGCGATAAATATGGTGAAGACGGAGAAAACGTTGAAGTCTGTGGCACTTCTAAAGTTTTAATAATAGAGCTTAAACGGGGTGGTTCAACAATTTCATCTGATCATCTTTATCAAGCTAACAATTATGCGTCTGAGATAAAAACATCAGGGAAAGTGGAACCTGATACTGCAATAGTATGCTACGTATTAGGAACAAAAGTAGATCCAAATTTAGATTGCCTTTCAATGGGTTCGATAACTGTTTGCCCACGGTCCTTTAATTTAGTTTTACGTCAAGCACATTCGAGAACCTTTAAACTAATGGAAAAAATAAAGAAAACCAAGGATATCGAAGACTATTATGACGAAGAAGTTGAAGAAGTCCTTAAGCAAAAAGGCTTTGAAGACTTTGAATATACTTGATTACAAATAACTTAAATAGCAAATAAAAAACCAGACGCTTCATCCTTTCAAAGCTTCTACGACAGTCTCACCGAATTTCTTTGCGCCCATGGGATCACGCCCGGTTACAATCCTGCCTTCCCGGATTAAATCAACATCCTCATACTTGGCATCGTTTTTCTCCAGGAAAACAAAATGGAATGATTATGGTAGAATACTGCCATCACTGCCTGCTTATGTAATAATATCCGAAAGCAGTCAAGGCGATAATTCCAATGAGAAACGCTATTCTCATCCCTCGAGACATTTGAAGCCTTTCTTCTTCGATATCCAGTGAGCTGTTTTCACTGGTGTTTTGCACATCCTCAGCAGCCATTGCTGCATGCATCAATAAAAAGCTCATAACCTGAACCAGTTTATGTGAAATTAACTCGCTTTCCCTTAGTCCAGAGTTCGTCGAATTTATCCTTGAAACGATTTGTATATGACTCATCCTGAATTTGCGTCATACCGAGACTGGTGCCCGTATTAACCTGATCTTCAATATCAATAAAGATAGTCTTTGAATCAAAGATTACAAAATCATAGTCTGTTTCCAAAAACCTTATTTCCATGAATTTCTGGAACTTACTTTTGATTGATTCATCTTCTATTGAACTAATAAGTTCTTTTATTGACGGCAACAGTTGAGAATGGGAATCCAGGATTTTAATATGAACGCCACGTTGTGCCAAATCTAAGTAAGCCTTGCTGAACATTAATATTGAATTATCATACTGCTCTGATGCGCCGGGCTTATACTTAACGGGAGTAACAACACATATCTCATGCTTAATATCCTCAAAAAATGAATTCAACATCTCTTTTAGTTCATCATCATGGAACTTGTCGGGCCAGATTATTGTTTCAACATTCTTTGGAGAATCCCCATTGGAAAGTTGCCGCTTAATTTCAGCAAATGATTCCCTGAGTAGTTTGAGCTCATTGATTGCCTCTTCTTCTCTTCTTTTGTACATTAGTTCAAAAGCGATTTTCGGATCAACAATCCTGTATTTTCGTGGTCTTGAAGGTTTTATTTCCACAAGGCCATACTTGTTTAAATCCCTCAAAATCTCATAGATCTTTCCAATGGGAACTCGTGACAACTGTGATAATTTACTTGCTTCGAGATCTCTTTCTTTCAAAAGCGTCAAATAAACAGATCTCTCATATTTACTTAACCCGATATCTGCAAGTAACTTTTCATCCATCTTTTCACTACTTCTGAGTTTATTGTAGAGTAAAATTGCTAAATAGTCTGCGT
The window above is part of the Methanohalophilus levihalophilus genome. Proteins encoded here:
- a CDS encoding 50S ribosomal protein L18; amino-acid sequence: MATGPRYKVPFRRRREGRTDYHQRLRLLISRENRLVVRRSAKHIRIQLVVPKPEGDSTLVSAISTELKKYGYEGSTGNTSAAYLTGLLFGKKALNEGYESGVLDMGLYSPSPGCRIYAALMGAVDAGLDIPHNPSVFPDEERIRGEHVAEHMDMAEFPEMFDASKEKILSDFN
- a CDS encoding 50S ribosomal protein L30, producing the protein MYAVVRVRGSINVRGSIADTLSMLRLHRINHCVILEDNPHNKGMIQKAKDFIAYGEIDAENLAQMLTNRGRLEGGDRLTEAYVAENTDFDSIAAFSEAVIEGKASLKDIPGLKPVFRLHPPRKGHDGIKRTFQQGGILGNHGEEITVLLNKMR
- a CDS encoding DUF106 domain-containing protein produces the protein MVTAHFKKILERFILALGISLMFGILLLGTEGREAIGTMVGTVMDPLISAVGESNFHIVLFIMAGITALYASLIQKYTIDWELMRSTQEKMKAFQKEFREAQLSQNNYMVKKLEEERSKMMGDQMEMSKQQFKPMAYISIISLPLFMWAYHFISLHEAASLTFPFWGEVILVDTIIGPIQYWIFWYFITSLAISQVVRKALNIGGV
- a CDS encoding 30S ribosomal protein S5, which produces MAYQYEEEWVPKTRLGVLVSEGQITSMDEAIDSGLPIRESKIVDILLPELEDEVLDINMVQRMTDSGRRVKFRATVIVGNGDGYVGLGQAKDVQVGPAIRKAIDNAKINITRVRRGCGSWECGCGLPHTVPSEVRGKAGSVTVELKPAPRGLGLAAGDTARKVLEKAGIKDVWTRTEGQTRTTLNFAKATYNALVNTGTVRIPQTCVEEA
- a CDS encoding adenylate kinase produces the protein MNVVLFGPPGAGKGTQAKELSKHYDIPHISTGDILRANVAEGTDLGKKAAEYMNKGELVPDEVLIGIIKNRIAEPDCKSGYLLDGYPRTVPQADALSDILKDINMPLEVVLNIAVPDEELVIRLAGRYSCKCGESYHIKFNPPKEAGICDVCGKELYQRDDDKEEVIRQRLVSYKRNTQPLIDYYEKAGLLVNIEGAGEIDEVFGQIINVLDQYK
- a CDS encoding RNA-guided pseudouridylation complex pseudouridine synthase subunit Cbf5, which produces MPDSLFCEKQGHLLKANATTDLRYGCDPYQRPIEQHLMYGVVNLNKPAGPTSHEVTAWVRDMLELPRAGHSGSLDPKVTGVLPIMLGKATKAVSVLRLSGKEYVCMMRLHKKMPASRVKAVCAEFVGPIYQTPPIISAVKRALRVRNIYSLEVLDIQGPLVLMKVRCEAGTYIRKLCHDIGLVLGCGGHMQQLIRTGTGPFNDSTAVTLHDLKDAYVLWKEDGCEDELRKVVRPMEEGLTHLPAITIRDSAINAICHGAALAVTGVVGVDEGLGKDAPACIFSLKGEVVALCNSKMNAEEILASEHGICAVTERVIMDADIYPSGWKSKSQGSD
- the cmk gene encoding (d)CMP kinase, whose product is MLVTVSGLPGSGTTTAAKLLAEKYGVEMISAGDVFRTLAKENSMSLAEFGKLAESDPSIDRMIDERQKKIATERDNIILEGRLAGHMAQDALRIWLHAPQEERVRRIVEREGSSFEIRLSETVERELSEAVRYQEIHGIDIGDLSIYSLVIDSTTWDPNGICMIISAAIDGAGGFS
- a CDS encoding ATP-binding protein, encoding MIKDESQPNLFHPRFSSRFFENYAGKMISDPKVAIIELVANSWDSGATEVRIKWPIYPDNYFEISDNGCGMTKDEFLKYWSEFNYNRVGVQGSTVKVVGINKDIERRVFGKNGKGRHSLFCFSKDYQVETWKDGCQSLFNVSMSSGDAPYTIELVNRNKHDGNGTKIHSTFSKKLELSKWLEIGEVKDLLGTKFIVDPVHFKIYLNDELIEYSDILEHAKEYVYELPDFGAINIYLIDSKVVGRTTKQHGVVWWVNGRLVGDHSWKDFSGSFLDGRTSEARRYTIIVKADILVDDVKDDWTGFNETERVKQVKEKINTFILETVSDLMKDVRREEKISILQTQRKTLKQLSTPSRNSIGHFITQVQQKCPTIKTSHLENVVEVLANMERSKSVYKLLRQLSQLTPNDMDSLSHILDEWDIMDAKMVLDELKKRLDLIEQLEDIVEDPKTDELHELQPLFEYGLWIFGPEYESIEFSSNKSLSTVLRTHFDKQGVKDLRNPRKRPDFVVLPDCSFGVYSSDKYGEDGENVEVCGTSKVLIIELKRGGSTISSDHLYQANNYASEIKTSGKVEPDTAIVCYVLGTKVDPNLDCLSMGSITVCPRSFNLVLRQAHSRTFKLMEKIKKTKDIEDYYDEEVEEVLKQKGFEDFEYT
- the secY gene encoding preprotein translocase subunit SecY, giving the protein MSLKETLGPFFNRLPAVASPEGHVHFKNKMMWTLAILMLYFALANVPLFGLSENSIDLFEQYRAFFAGASGSLMLLGIGPIVTASIVLQLLVGADVIKLDMSDPADQALFQGAQKFLVFIMIIVEALPQILGGYIQPDANIASIMGVSPGVLTFIIFLQICIGGVLILFMDEIVSKWGIGSGVGLFIVAGVSQQIVTGLINWIPDSSGLPVGIIPKWLYIAQNVDAGFLFSADGIGFMLISGGILALVGTVAIFLIVVFVESTRIEIPLSHSAVKGARGRFPVKLIYASVLPMILVRALQANIQLIGLLLAGRGITFLGEYSGSTPVNGIMYYLAPINSPYDWIPSLVRENFASYGYAAPATWQIGLHVLMDAFILIVGGIIFALFWIETTGMGAKPTARKVFNSGMQIPGFRRNVGSIEKVMQRYIPKVTIIGGAFIGALTLLASLMGTLGGAGGTGLLLTVSIVYRLYEDIASEQMMEMHPMVRSFFGQE
- a CDS encoding TrmB family transcriptional regulator, whose amino-acid sequence is MDEKLLADIGLSKYERSVYLTLLKERDLEASKLSQLSRVPIGKIYEILRDLNKYGLVEIKPSRPRKYRIVDPKIAFELMYKRREEEAINELKLLRESFAEIKRQLSNGDSPKNVETIIWPDKFHDDELKEMLNSFFEDIKHEICVVTPVKYKPGASEQYDNSILMFSKAYLDLAQRGVHIKILDSHSQLLPSIKELISSIEDESIKSKFQKFMEIRFLETDYDFVIFDSKTIFIDIEDQVNTGTSLGMTQIQDESYTNRFKDKFDELWTKGKRVNFT
- a CDS encoding uL15m family ribosomal protein; amino-acid sequence: MSKTRTKKFRGSRTCGGGTTKNRRGAGNRGGRGKSGGVKHHYVLALKGGYTRGKYGFKRPLKSINSVSIVNVGELDELADQLVEDGFAKQEDGVYHINLEDLEIEKVLGTGQVSKNMVVTAASFSATAQDKIEAAGGSCLGIDE